The genomic interval GGATTACTGAAGGGCCTCACGAAACGGTTGGTGGAACGAGCGCTGGCCGCTGAATTGACCACCCATCTTGGGTATGCGCCTCATGCCCGCTTGCCGTCGAAAGGAGACAATGCTCGGAATGGCAGTAGTCCGAAGACGGTCCAGACCGAGCAAGGCCCGGTCGACTTGGCGGTGCCGCGCGATCGGGCGGGCACGTGTGAACCCACGGTGGTCAAGAAACGGCAGCGGCGGCTCGACGGCTTTGACGACAAGGTGTTGGCGCTCTATGCGCATGGGATGACCACGCGTGAGATTCAACACCATCTGGAAGAAGTGTATGGGACGGAGGTCTCCCCCACGCTCATTTCCACGATTACGGATGCGGTGTTGGAGGATGTGCGCCGGTGGCAGAGCCGGCCCTTGGAGACCGTCTATCCCATTCTCTATGTTGATTGTGTATTCGTGAAGTCTCGGCACGACGGAGCCGGCAAGACGAAAGCCGTCTATTGAAATATCTTGTTGAGAATGGGCCCCTCTACCGCGCTAGAGTCGCAGGCCACTTAAAGGAGGGACTACATGCCGACTATTTCGACCAAGGAACTGACGACACTGAAGATCGCCAAACGTTATCATCACAATATCAAGAGTCGTTTCGCCATCGTGACCTACGCCACCGAACATGGGATCAAAGGGGCCGCCCGGCGGTTTGGCTTGGATCGGAAGACGATCCGCGCCTGGTGTCGCCGCTGGCAGACCGCGGGGCTTG from Nitrospira sp. carries:
- a CDS encoding transposase; the protein is MTKPDTKTDALLDDLLQSCESPEEILGEHGLLKGLTKRLVERALAAELTTHLGYAPHARLPSKGDNARNGSSPKTVQTEQGPVDLAVPRDRAGTCEPTVVKKRQRRLDGFDDKVLALYAHGMTTREIQHHLEEVYGTEVSPTLISTITDAVLEDVRRWQSRPLETVYPILYVDCVFVKSRHDGAGKTKAVY